TTGCGTAACGGCGGGTCTTGATGCGCGGAGGATCGTCACTGTTCGCGTCGCGTCGAgtccccttttcttcttcctttttcctatcTAACCTCGGATTGCTGGCGCGGGTGATTTGACGGACGACCGGGTTTAGGACGCCGATTCACGCCGTTGTCTAATCGTAGCGTGCGTTGCTTATTTGCGACGGATACTGTTGGTTTCAAGTTAAATGAGTGATTTTTTGAATGAAGATGTGCAGTCCCGGTCGAAATTCGAGTTGATTTATGTCGTGGTTTGCATGTATTTCATCTCTTGCGTGACTGTTGACCCAACGgtctcttttttcaatttttagtagATGTCGTCCtgtactgttttttttttttttatgtgttctttttctctttagtaGAAACAAGATCTTTACTTTGAGATAAGATGGGTGGATTATTGGGGACGCCTTCTATGTCCTGCAGTAGTTGTAGGGAAGTTTGGGTTTGAGATCGATAAGGCTCATCTCTGTACATAAGTTAGCAAAATGGCGTGAATTTCGAGTTACGCATGCAACTGATGTCGGGAATGGCTATTTACATGCTTCTGGTTAGATGCATCACACTCGGTTTTGCAAATGAAGGGTTTTGAGATCTATGGGATTCCATGTGCTATGTTCTTTCGAGTAGTATTATGCTGATAGAGCTTGTGATGCGGCAGTTAGATTTATTATTGAGATTTGTTCCTTCATTCATGCAGGTTCTTGTTGATTCTTCGTCATGGCCACTGGACAACTATTCTCCCGCACCACGCAGGCTCTTTTCTATAACTACAAGCAACTCCCTATCCAGCGGATGcttgattttgactttctttGTGGTGTGTAGAACAATTCGGGCCACTGAAATCTATGTGTTTCTTTCCGTAATGTGATTGCTGGGATCTTCTTTTCAATGGCAGTGATTAATGTTACTCCGACTTTCCTGTTTTGTGTAGGGCGGGAAACACCATCAGTTGCAGGTATTATCAACCCTGGTTCTGAGGGATTTCAGAAACTCTTCTTTGGCCAGGAGGAAATTGCTATCCCTGTTCATTCAACGTACGTCACTCAAgtcttactttttcttctccataATTCTTAGATTGTAAAGCTAATCAAACAGTGAGATGCATTTTGCTTCTGATTGGTGGCTAACTTGCTACAAATTGCTCTGTAATTATACCTATCATAAATGATGGTgggaaattatttcttttttcttttttcttttaaatctctTGTGGTGACTTGCTTTGGCAATGAAGTTAACCAATGTGTACTTTTTTTAGAAGGATAGGAGATAACTGCAGTAGCTACTATTATTAAGACTTGAAATGCCACTTTATAACTTGCAAAGGAAGAAAGCAGGGAATAAAAAGGAATGCCCTGTGATCTATTAGACAGAATCATTAATCTTTATTAGCCTTGTGGCCAAGTAATGTGAAAGTTCTATATCTAATCTTAGTATGCCACAGATAGCACAACGGTAAGTTTCTGTTTCATTGGACTCTAGCACAACAACTATAGCAGTTTAGTATGGCCGAGTTCTATCCATGTTTTCCCCAGTTTTGGATTCTTGGAGCAACTTAGGTGTTGCAGTTTAAGGGGTGATTGCACATTCTGGAGTCTGGATCTTACAAGCATGTTATTACTCTTGCAGCATTGAAGCAGCATGTGCAGCACATCCTACTGCTGATGTGTTAATCAACTTTGCTTCATTCAGAAGGTAAGTACTAAGTACTAATTGACGATAACTTTGATTGATAAAGCACTTGCCATggaattcatttctttttcttttccagtgCTGCTGCTTCATCAATGGCCGCTCTAAAACAGCCAACTATAAGAGTTATAGCCATTATAGCTGAAGGTGTTCCAGAGTCAGACACCAAACAGTTAGTTGCATATGCTCGTGCAAACAATAAGGTGAGAAGAATTCTAGATATATATGAAGTAGAATGCAAATATTCGGTCAAGTCAGCTTCCTGTCCTGTTGGTATTGCAGGTTGTAATTGGCCCGGCAACCGTCGGAGGCATTCAAGCTGGTGCTTTCAAGATCGGTGACACTGCTGGGACTATTGACAACATTATTCATTGCAAGTTATACAGACCAGGATCTGTTGGTTTTGTCTCTAAGTCTGTACGTATTCCTTTAAGTTCCTATGCTCCCACGCATGTTGTTGCAACTTTTGGCCCAACAACTGGAAAAGAgctttaaaacaatttttgggGTTGCTCTCTTGAGTAACATTTTTCGATGAACTAACAAAACTCcagtatatatacatatatttgttGATTGTGCATCAAGTCACCTAGTTTGAGCACTGTTGTTGATTTGCAGTAATTGATTGACTCTTTATTTGCAGGGAGGCATGTCTAATGAACTTTACAACACTATTGCCCGCGTTACTAATGGAATCTACGAAGGTATGTAGATATGCCTCTAATTTCTGTAATACTCAACAACGTGGAAGAGTGCCAAATTTACAGTTGatttatctcttttcttttctgtagGTATTGCTATTGGAGGTGATGTCTTCCCGGGATCTACTCTCTCTGACCATGTACTGAGGTTTAACAATATCCCTCAGGTATAGCAATACAGATTTGTTTTGCTTGCTTTATTTCAGAGGAGTTCACCGGGAATTGTTAGTGTAGTCTGAATGATAAAGCAATTTGGGACATTCTTTTTGTAAATACATATAAATATGATAAGGCATCTAGTGTTCTTTGGCTTTGACATGCCTATTTCAAGTTCCCTCAGGTGTAGCAGCATAGATTTGTTTTGCTTGCTTTATTTCAGAGGAGTTCACCGGGAATTGTTTGTGTAGTCTGAATAATAAAGCAATTTGGGTCATTCTTTTTGTAAATACATATAAAAGATGATAGGGCATCTAGTGTTCTTTGGCTTTAACATGCCTATTTTAAGTTCCATCACTAGTTAAGCAAGTTTGTCGTTCAGGAGCATGTTCTCTAATCTGTTCTTTAATCTGTCTCAGGTTAAAATGATTGTTGTACTGGGGGAACTTGGCGGACGAGATGAGTACTCCCTAGTTGAAGCTTTAAAGGAGGGGAAAGTGACAAAACCTGTGGTGGCTTGGGTTAGTGGGACTTGTGCACGACTCTTCAAGTCGGAAGTGCAATTTGGTCATGCTGTAAGTGACTGCCTTCATTGCTCTTCATAACTTTTCAAGCCCAAAAACTAAAACGTATAATTAAGTGGTTCTTCCTTCTCACCTTAGGGTGCAAAAAGTGGTGGTGAGATGGAATCGGCACAAGCAAAGAATCAAGCACTCAGGGATGCCGGGGCAGTTGTTCCTACTTCATATGAAGCTTTTGAGACCGTAATCAAGGAAACTTTTGAGAAACTGGTAAGCATTGTTTTTTGTTTGCAGGGATGAGGCCACTGGTAGAACATGATAGGCTGTCGTCAAATGCATTTTGTTGACTCCAGGCCACATGGTTATATTCCCAATGGGCCTCCCCAATAATTGAGTCCTGATGCATATTTTATGACCCTTTCTTAGGTTGAAGAAGGGAAGATTTCATCAGTTAAGGAAGTCACACCTCCACAGATCCCTGAGGATCTCAACACAGCAATTAAGAGCGGGAAAGTTCGGGCTCCAACTCACATCATTTCAACCATCTCTGATGATAGAGGTAATCCTGcagaaaagtgaaattgaaaGAAGTTTTTTAGATGTTGACAGGGGAAGAGTTGTACTAAATTAATGCCTTCGTCCTTTTGCAGGGGAAGAGCCATGCTACGCTGGTGTACCAATGTCTTCCATTGTTGAACAGGGACTTGGTGTGGGTGatgtaatttctcttttgtggtTCAAACGCAGTCTTCCTCGATATTGCACAAAGTTTATTGAGGTAGGTTTTGTTTGTCCATTCATGGAGCCATCAATATTGCTCCAAGATACTTGCCGGATTCAGTTTCTATTCGCTGTCCTGACTATTATACATTTTTGACTTCACAAATGACTAATCACAAGACAAACAGATATATTGTGTAAACGGTGCACCCTCTGACTGATGTGTGAATTTGGGCAGATATGCATCATGTTGTGCGCTGACCATGGTCCATGTGTTTCTGGGGCCCACAACTCCATAGTCACAGCAAGAGCTGGAAAAGACCTTGTTTCGAGCCTTGTGTCAGGTGATTATTGGAGCCATTGTTTTTCTGTTTGCAATAGGTCTTTGACAACTGGCTTTTCAAAGTTCTAAATGATGAGCTTCTGTAACAGGCTTGTTGACAATCGGTCCTCGTTTTGGTGGGGCCATTGACGATGCTGCTCGATACTTCAAAGATGCTTATGACGGGGTAAGATGTTTGTCTCATCAGGGTACTGATGAAATGGTTTTCGAATGCAGAGTCCTATTTTGGTTTTTCTCATTTGGTATAATTTCAACTCTGTATCATCAGGGTCTCACTCCATATGAGTTTGTCGAGAGCATGAAGAAAAAGGGCATTAGGGTACCTGGAATTGGGCACAGGTATCTCAATCTTTTGTTTTGGCCCTTCAATATTATTTCATGGTCAAGTCTAGTATAGAGAAATTGACAATTGGAAATTCTTATCTGCTTCCTTTGGATAAGGATCAAGAGAGGGGACAATAGGGATAAGAGAGTCGAGCTGCTACAACGGTTTGCACGATCGAATTTCCCTTCTGTGAAGTATATGGAATATGCTGTTCAAGTTGAAACGTACACCCTCTCAAAGGCGAATAATTTGGTCATGAACGTTGACGGTGCTATTGGTTCCCTGTTCTTGGATCTCCTTGCCGGAAGTGGAATGTTCACCAAGCAAGAGGTTGATGAGATTGTCGAAATAGGATATCTGAATGGGCTCTTCGTACTGGCACGATCCATTGGTTTGATTGGGTAAGCTAGACGCGCTTTACGATAATTCTCATCTTGGTCAGTATGCTATCTGCTTATTGTCGATATACCGTTCAGTGCTTGTGTTTTATCAGCCTGAGATCTCTGCTTGATCATGCTGCTTATCGAACTCCGAGTGGCTTTTGCTCAGTAAATGGGGTTAATAGTTTAGTTCTATTCTCAGAAACCAGCTGCTGATGCAGACATAacttgttaatgacaaaagagTACAGTTAAAACACATTGGTCATATGAGAAGAAGCAGGGATTGGTATAATTTTAGCATTTGTAGCATCACGTGGATCCATTAACCGAGGTTGTTAATTAAATCTTTCAGGCATACCTTCGACCAGAAGAGACTGAAGCAGCCTCTGTACCGCCATCCATGGGAAGACGTTCTCTACACCAAGTGAAGCGACGACAGCGACGGAGAGTTCCTCCAAATTGTTGTGATGAAGAAGTTTTCCTCATGATAAGTGTTGCATAGCTGTTAGATTATCGATTGTAAGGAAACGGACGGCTCGATGCTTTTTCGTAGTGTTTAATGAGAAGTCTTATCGAGAGAGAAATTCTCTCAAATCATCCGTCGAGCGAGGCAAACATGCCGTGCCAACGCTCCTTTATGTCTGTGTAAAAgaagtttcaaatttcaataaaagtGTACAATTTTGCCAAATTCTCAGAATAGAACGAAATCTTCTGCACTTTTGGGAATCAAAACGCAGACAAAACTCCGAAAACATGAATATTCCCACACGAGTCCGTACCAGCCCAAATAATCCAACACCAGTCGTATAATTGGACCGTTTGGGCTTTGGATAAGTGAAGAATCTCCGACCCACCAAGATAAATCGGTTCCATATTGGATTTGACGTCGGTATCTTGAAGTGTCCCTTTTTTTTATagcttttttccttatttttttttgggtttttcgaaaaattattttacttttataaaGCGTCGAGCTCTGGATCTCGAgtatctctttcctttcttataAATGCGGGAGGAGGATAAATAAAAGTATATTCCAGAAGTGCTGCGAATGAGGCCAGGGCACATACAACCATAGACCTCgaagttttttaaaatacaatATTTATGTGGTCGGCCAAAAGTGCCATAATAACATAGTTGCTCTATTTAATATACAAGATAGATGCAACAAAAGGAGAGCATACGCACTTTCTCGTCTTTGCGTGCGTGCACGTAATTCGCCATTGCAGAACAcgaaagagatagagagataaaaagaaaagtgaaaagagaccaggaaaaaagaagaagcttgatGAAGAGATTCGTGAGGAGATAAGGTATGAGAATTGTGGACTAAAAATTAGAGAGAAAAAGGTCGAGGGGTTTGTCCATTTTACATCTCCTTCAGCAGCTTCCTCTCAATTTAGCAATGACGAACTAGAGCCTAGAGGTAGGCTTGATTGAATGGATAGGGCAACAAGGATTCTCTCTCCGAATATGGTACAAGACTTCCCCTTCATGTATTGCCCATTAGAAAATAAAGCGAATTTCCCATTATCGCTACTGATGTGCTTTTGGGGCAAAAAAGATACCCCTGAGTTTTAGGGTTGGTCTATAGTTTCGAGAAGGCATGGTGCCTCTCGGGGCTTTTGttgatagattttttttttttttttttctggtcggTCCTACACTAAgcctactctaacactcactttcagacttttgccctgcctcattgcagggcgtgagagtcgaaacccactcctaaaatgaaatcgtccccactCCAATCCCCCCTGAGAGGtgggggatttgaacccctgaCTTCCCCCTTTCaagttggaagagtggccactggggcgagaACCCCCAGTGGTTCGATAGATTGAAATGCAGTATATCCCACACGTCCAATAGAATTCTGGCCGCACAATTAATATTAGTTACGATTTGACCCAACTGTATAACTTCTCAGGAGACAGAATCTTTGTCTAGATAAATTGAGACCACAAAATCACCCATTAAATTGATGTTGATGTCTAGATAAACAGGCGTGCCTTGTGCAACTTTATTTGACAAAGTTCAACTCTATCCACTGGGGTTAGGTGCATAAAAGCTTTGTCTTATCTATATAAGAACTGTACGCTAGAATAATTTatcttttctccttttaatCACATGACGAGTTGTGAAAGGAAATCAGGTCACATTTCTTCGCGTGAAAGGAAATTAAGTTGTGCTTGTTTAGGCTTCGGCAAGGTAAAAAGCTTTTCACTTTGCTTGGCCGACCAAAactttcctttatttatttatttatttttttttgctttatttcagaaaactatgataaaatttatatatcttAAATCGTTTTAGATtcaattagaaagaaaaaaaatatgacaaaaaaaaaatttgcctcTGAGTCTTAAGATAATTCATCATCACAACACACAAGGAAGAGCTTCCGCGCTATATAATTTGCATCATTTGCTTTGAAATTACACATTCAtttatccatatatatatatatacacacacgcaACACATCTTACTTTTCCCGGCCAATTTGATAGAATGCAAGTGATATGATATGTTCACATGGTTTGCATGTTGTAAAGTTTCCATATATCCAGCACATAAGATCCTTTGCTTTTACTGAACTATATTCTATCTTCTCAAGCATCCTCTTCTACTCACCTTTTTTGAACACATAAAAGAAAGCAAGGGACAATTTATAAACGTATTCTAATGTTCGAAACAGCACATAGAATTAATATCTTCTCAAAATATTACAATTTTGATATGAGAGATTTGATACGTGAACAAATGAAGATACTGGTTGAtgccaataaataaataaattcaaaagtaaATACACAAGAAAACGGAGGTTTGACGCCTTGTCAATTCACATCGACCTTGCCGTATTCGTTTCGCAAACTATATCTCATGCTATCATTATGACAATTAAGTGATCGGTTCAGGATAAAAATAACGTTATCTTGACTCGATAAAGGAATTATTTTTAGAgcgagagaagggaaaaaaaagaagaaaaaagaagaagagaaactcaAATATTAGGAAATTATGTTTATCATGCATTATTTCAAAGAATTCTACGTGAAATTGCGCTTTCAGTCTCGTGCGCCCGCGCCTGGTTGACCGCTCTCGTGATTCGCCCGGCCGATAACGTTGACACTTGACAGCCGTAATCGGCCCAAACTTGTGGCCTACGAACCCGAAGATAATGAACCGCAAATGGCAAAGAGGCCCGCCAAAGCGACGACCAGCCCCCGCCCGCTTTATTCCGAGACGACCGCGCCGCCCCCGTGCGGAGCACGCGCCGGCGCGAACGGGGAGAGGGCGCCGGGAACCGCCGCGGCTGCGGGGCCGGGGGCCGGGGGGTGCTCCACGCGCCGCGGCAGCGCGTGAGGGTTGGGGCGGAAGCATCTGGGCGGGGGCGCCACcgcctttatttatttattattattttttttttcggggtaGTTAAAAATGGATTAACCTATGGTCTAAATAGTTTCAGAttcagatgatgatgatgatgatggcgatGATGGAGATGGGAGACGAGTGACAGAGCGACAACAGCAAGAAGCCCAGACCAAACCCCTCTGCAGAAGCAacggagatagagagagagcgCAGCTCTTTGACCATTCGAACGagcaatctcttcttcttcttcttcttcttctgcaatcGATTCTCTGCAGTTCGAGAGTGAGTTTGGGAATGGCGATTCGGTCTCTTTCGTAGCTCGTGAACatcttctagagagagagagagagagggagggaaaggGAGGTTTGTGTTTTGAACTCGAGTGGCGCCGCCGCCGTCTTTCGCCGTAGAGCTCGAGTTCGGAGTTTCGGAGTTTCGGACTGCGGAATCGATGATGGAGGCCGGCGAGTAGGATCGTGCCCTAGAGGAGTGTAACCTGTCCATGGTCCTCTCGGTGCCGCCGACATCGGACGATTCGGCGATTGTCATCGAATGGAGACGCCGCCGGCGGAGGAACTGCTCCGGAAGATCGAGGAGCTGGAGGCTGGCCAGGCGAACCTGAAGAACGAAATGTCGAGGCTCAGGCTGTCGGGCGGCGGGCCCGACCCCAGGCCCGAGCACCGCGCCCGCCAGCGCTCCCACTCGGTGTCGCCCGAGCGGTCGGCCGCCCGGAGGAGGGCCGGGCTCGCGGCGCGCGCCTCCGGGTGGAAGAAGGGCTCCGCTACCTTCACACACTCGTCGCCGCTGCAGAGGGAGAGCCGGAGCCTCGAGGAGCCGCCGAATGTGGGGGCGCGGGCAGCTTCGTCGGCGGGACTGCCAAGATGAATTTCACGGAGAGGCAGTATTTGAACATTCTGCAGTCTATGGGGCAGGCTGTTCATATATTTGATCTCGAGGGTCGCATAATTTACTGGTGAGTTGCTCGTAATGTTTAGTCGTTCTCTCGTTTTTTCCTGCGGTGGGATGCTCGGATAGTGGTTTAAATTGCGGATTTGAAAATACGATGGGCTGCGAAATTTATGTCGGATTTTGGTTTCTGCTGGTGGTTACTCAAGGAGTAGAGAAAGGTTGAATTTTCAGAACCTGTTTCTGATATAATTGTTCCACTCTATAGTTTCTACTGTTGTTCCCTTTTACGTTCCGAGAATGATCTGGCAATGTTGACTTTTGCAGGAATCAAACTGCAGAAAACCTATATGGTTATTCCGCAGCAGAAGCCCTGGGACAGGATGCCATTGAGCTCCTAATTGATTCCCGGGACTTTGGAATAGCGAATAAAATTGTCAATCAGGCGATGGTGGGAGAGAGATGGATGGGACAGATCCCTGTCAAGAATAAGATGGGCGAAAGATTTTCAGCTGTTGCGACGAATACTCCattttatgatgatgatggagcgTTGGTGGGTATCATATGCGTCTCGAGCGATTCACAGCCCTTTCAGGAGCCAAGAGTTGAAATGCCAGAAGTGAGGCATTCAGAAGCAGAGTCAAGCCTAAGCCGCCTGAGAAACACTGCTACAAATAAGCTTGGTCTTGATGCTCAACAGCCTCTGCAAGTCGCAATTGCCTCTAAGATATCCAATTTGGTCAGTCTTTTAGCTTTAAATATCATATGGTTTATTGCCATGTACCACGAGTTTACTGTTGGAACCAAATTAACAGGCATCCAAGGTGAGCAACAAAGTGAAGTCAAGGATTCGGACAGGAGAGAATCATATGGATCGTGATTATGAGAGTAGTGATACTCATCATTCTGATAATTGTCTCTCGGATGACAATAGGGAGGATGCAGCATCGAGTGGAGCTAGCACGCCCAGGGGAGATGTACCTCCATCCTCCTTTGGTGTT
This region of Eucalyptus grandis isolate ANBG69807.140 chromosome 8, ASM1654582v1, whole genome shotgun sequence genomic DNA includes:
- the LOC104415234 gene encoding ATP-citrate synthase beta chain protein 2, giving the protein MATGQLFSRTTQALFYNYKQLPIQRMLDFDFLCGRETPSVAGIINPGSEGFQKLFFGQEEIAIPVHSTIEAACAAHPTADVLINFASFRSAAASSMAALKQPTIRVIAIIAEGVPESDTKQLVAYARANNKVVIGPATVGGIQAGAFKIGDTAGTIDNIIHCKLYRPGSVGFVSKSGGMSNELYNTIARVTNGIYEGIAIGGDVFPGSTLSDHVLRFNNIPQVKMIVVLGELGGRDEYSLVEALKEGKVTKPVVAWVSGTCARLFKSEVQFGHAGAKSGGEMESAQAKNQALRDAGAVVPTSYEAFETVIKETFEKLVEEGKISSVKEVTPPQIPEDLNTAIKSGKVRAPTHIISTISDDRGEEPCYAGVPMSSIVEQGLGVGDVISLLWFKRSLPRYCTKFIEICIMLCADHGPCVSGAHNSIVTARAGKDLVSSLVSGLLTIGPRFGGAIDDAARYFKDAYDGGLTPYEFVESMKKKGIRVPGIGHRIKRGDNRDKRVELLQRFARSNFPSVKYMEYAVQVETYTLSKANNLVMNVDGAIGSLFLDLLAGSGMFTKQEVDEIVEIGYLNGLFVLARSIGLIGHTFDQKRLKQPLYRHPWEDVLYTK